One window of the Desulfonatronum thiosulfatophilum genome contains the following:
- a CDS encoding FprA family A-type flavoprotein, with the protein MLPVEIKKDIFWVGSVDWNLRDFHGYSLARHGTTYNAYLVKDEKIALFDLVPASCLDEFLNCLKMTIDPERIDYLFVNHVEPDHSGALPRIMDIIKPEKVFCSPIARQALVSHYHREDWPYEVVSTGQTINLGKRNVTFLETKMLHWPDSMFSYIPEDKLLISSDAFGQNWATSERFDDEVDQSMLFSLAANYFANIILPFSPLVQKVLAKVGEVGWDIDMIAPDHGLIWRRHIPEILAKYGEWSAQKPQRKAVIFYDTMWKSTERMSQAITEGLLKEGVSVRVLPLKSAHHSDVMPHIMEAQAVIAGSSTHNNGMMPLVADMLTYMKGLKPQGKIGAAFGSYGWSGEAPKQISEFLQAAKVEIVAEPLRIKNVPTEQDLAACREFGLKIGREVIQRVDV; encoded by the coding sequence ATGTTGCCTGTAGAAATCAAAAAAGACATTTTCTGGGTCGGTTCCGTAGATTGGAATCTTCGCGATTTTCACGGTTATTCCCTGGCCCGGCACGGAACCACTTATAATGCCTACCTGGTGAAAGACGAGAAAATCGCCCTCTTTGATCTCGTTCCTGCCAGTTGTCTGGACGAATTTTTAAACTGTCTGAAAATGACGATAGATCCGGAACGGATCGACTACTTGTTCGTCAATCATGTCGAACCCGATCACTCCGGCGCACTGCCCCGGATAATGGACATCATCAAGCCGGAAAAGGTCTTTTGCTCGCCCATTGCCCGGCAGGCTCTGGTCAGTCACTACCACCGCGAAGATTGGCCCTATGAAGTGGTCAGCACCGGGCAGACCATCAACCTGGGCAAGCGTAATGTGACTTTTTTGGAGACCAAAATGCTCCATTGGCCGGACAGCATGTTTTCCTATATCCCGGAAGACAAACTGCTCATCTCCAGCGATGCCTTCGGCCAAAACTGGGCCACGAGTGAACGCTTCGACGACGAAGTGGACCAGAGCATGCTCTTCAGTCTCGCGGCCAATTATTTTGCGAACATCATCCTGCCGTTTTCGCCCCTGGTCCAGAAAGTATTGGCCAAGGTCGGTGAAGTCGGCTGGGACATCGACATGATCGCCCCGGATCACGGCCTGATCTGGCGCCGCCACATTCCAGAGATTCTCGCCAAATACGGCGAGTGGAGCGCCCAGAAGCCCCAGCGCAAGGCCGTCATTTTCTACGACACCATGTGGAAAAGCACGGAACGCATGTCCCAGGCCATCACGGAAGGCCTGCTCAAGGAGGGGGTCAGTGTTCGCGTTCTGCCGCTGAAAAGCGCCCATCACAGCGACGTGATGCCGCATATCATGGAAGCCCAGGCCGTGATCGCCGGCTCATCCACCCATAACAACGGCATGATGCCGCTGGTCGCGGACATGCTCACCTACATGAAGGGTCTCAAGCCTCAGGGTAAAATCGGAGCGGCTTTCGGCTCCTACGGCTGGAGCGGCGAAGCTCCCAAGCAAATTTCCGAATTCCTGCAGGCTGCAAAGGTGGAGATCGTGGCTGAGCCGCTGCGCATCAAGAATGTCCCCACCGAGCAGGATCTGGCCGCATGTCGTGAGTTTGGACTGAAGATCGGCCGGGAAGTGATTCAACGAGTTGACGTATAA
- the rd gene encoding rubredoxin: MRYVCSICGYVYDPAEGDPDSGIEAGTSFEDLPADWVCPVCGASKTDFEPES; this comes from the coding sequence ATGCGTTATGTTTGCAGTATATGCGGGTATGTTTACGATCCGGCCGAAGGCGATCCGGATAGCGGCATCGAGGCCGGAACGAGCTTTGAGGATCTTCCCGCGGACTGGGTCTGCCCGGTCTGTGGAGCGTCCAAAACGGATTTCGAGCCAGAAAGCTAA
- a CDS encoding rubredoxin, with protein MANPEEMWQCQTTNCGYVYDPDRGDKRKKIPPGTAFKDLPEDWKCPVCGAGVKAFRPLAGPGSTADQT; from the coding sequence ATGGCGAATCCCGAAGAAATGTGGCAATGCCAGACAACGAATTGCGGATATGTTTACGATCCTGACCGCGGCGACAAGCGCAAGAAAATTCCGCCCGGCACAGCGTTTAAGGATCTGCCCGAAGATTGGAAATGTCCTGTCTGCGGCGCCGGAGTCAAGGCGTTTCGACCACTTGCCGGTCCTGGCTCCACTGCTGACCAGACCTGA
- a CDS encoding desulfoferrodoxin yields the protein MAQQHDVYKCDLCGNIIDVLHGGGGELVCCGEPMKLMTENTVDAAKEKHVPVVEKTANGYKVTVGSVPHPMEQKHYIEWIEIIADGKSYRQFLSPGQTPSVEFCIQAENVTAREYCNLHGLWKA from the coding sequence ATGGCGCAACAGCATGACGTGTACAAATGTGATCTGTGTGGCAACATTATCGATGTTCTGCATGGCGGCGGAGGCGAACTGGTCTGTTGCGGAGAACCGATGAAACTGATGACCGAGAATACCGTGGATGCCGCCAAGGAGAAACATGTTCCGGTGGTCGAAAAGACCGCCAATGGCTACAAGGTCACCGTGGGCAGCGTCCCCCATCCAATGGAGCAGAAACATTATATTGAATGGATTGAAATCATTGCCGATGGCAAGTCCTATCGGCAATTCCTTTCTCCCGGCCAGACGCCCAGCGTGGAATTCTGCATCCAGGCGGAAAACGTCACCGCCAGGGAATACTGTAATCTGCACGGACTTTGGAAGGCCTAA
- the rbr gene encoding rubrerythrin: MSALKGTQTEKNLLIAFAGESQARNKYTYFSKQAKKEGYEQISYIFEETANQEKEHAKRLFKFMEGGDVEITASYPAGVIGSTYDNLLAAAEGEHYEQTEMYPDFAKIAREEGFPEIASAMKAIAVAERQHEKQYRELAANVKANKVFAKDATVTWRCRNCGYVGDGAGAPQKCPACDHPQAHFEILKENW; encoded by the coding sequence ATGAGCGCACTGAAGGGAACACAAACGGAAAAGAACCTGCTGATCGCATTTGCCGGAGAATCACAGGCTCGCAACAAGTACACCTATTTCTCCAAGCAGGCCAAGAAAGAAGGGTACGAACAGATCTCATATATTTTTGAAGAGACGGCGAATCAGGAAAAAGAACACGCCAAGCGGCTGTTCAAGTTCATGGAAGGCGGCGATGTGGAAATTACGGCCTCCTATCCGGCCGGCGTCATCGGTTCCACATATGACAACCTGCTGGCTGCCGCGGAAGGCGAACATTACGAGCAGACCGAAATGTACCCGGATTTCGCAAAAATTGCCCGAGAAGAGGGTTTTCCTGAGATCGCATCGGCAATGAAGGCCATTGCCGTCGCGGAGCGTCAGCATGAAAAACAATATAGAGAGTTGGCAGCCAACGTAAAGGCCAACAAGGTCTTTGCCAAGGACGCCACTGTCACCTGGCGCTGCCGCAATTGCGGTTACGTCGGCGATGGAGCCGGCGCGCCCCAGAAGTGTCCCGCATGCGACCATCCCCAGGCCCACTTCGAAATTCTGAAGGAAAACTGGTAA
- a CDS encoding Fur family transcriptional regulator, with protein sequence MPNSRLRLTPQRRIILEELRNTRCHPTADEVYDLVRKRLPHVSLGTIYRNLDFLHTQGLILKLDKVGTQMRFDAFVDPHLHISCLKCGKVADLPQNAATVTLRTEGLTDSEAGFEVTGHWLELYGVCADCGNKVVVDK encoded by the coding sequence ATGCCGAATTCACGTTTACGTTTGACTCCCCAGCGCAGAATAATTCTTGAAGAATTGCGCAATACACGTTGCCATCCCACGGCAGACGAAGTTTACGATCTGGTCCGAAAACGTCTGCCCCATGTCAGCCTGGGAACCATTTATCGCAACCTCGACTTTCTCCATACCCAGGGCTTGATTCTCAAGCTGGACAAGGTGGGAACGCAGATGCGTTTTGATGCGTTTGTCGATCCACATCTGCACATCAGTTGCCTTAAATGCGGCAAGGTCGCGGACCTGCCTCAGAATGCCGCCACGGTAACTCTGCGGACCGAGGGCCTGACCGATTCGGAAGCCGGGTTCGAGGTAACGGGTCATTGGCTGGAGTTGTACGGCGTGTGCGCTGATTGCGGAAACAAAGTAGTTGTGGATAAGTGA
- a CDS encoding ABC-F family ATP-binding cassette domain-containing protein has product MSCSIRAMSATILASITGLSKAFTAQPLFTNISLGFSEGERMGLIGPNGSGKSTLLKIIAGIEDPDQGEVHQRKNVRIVYLPQEERFDPALTVEKILLAALPEDVPGADRFQRVQKMASQLEFADIAATAGTLSGGWRKRLALACALVQEPDLLLLDEPTNHLDLEGILWLEKLLSGVTFAFVLVSHDRVFLENVTNRIVELNRVYPEGYLRVEGNYSTFLDKREASFTAQEVREQVLSNKVRREIEWLRRGPKARTTKAQARIDGAGQLQSELADVKARNALKQSVGISFDATGRKTKRLLEGRGLGLALGGRKLFSDLDLLLSPGSRLGIMGHNGAGKSSLMHVLQGTLQPDEGTLRRADDLKVVFFDQKREQLNPEDTLRQALAPTGDTVVFQDRALHVVTWAKRFLFRPDQIGLPVSMLSGGERARVLIARLMRTPADVLLLDEPTNDIDIPTLEVLEEGLRDFPGAIVLITHDRYLLDTLCDRLLALDGSGEAQYYADHAQWLAARNPDRKTDGKSAAKSAKPKPRKNKLSYGEQRELEAMEEMIFKAEEDELRVRKGLEDPEIASNAEKLTTLAAQLRQAEEEVARLYRRWDELETKRQEYEHAST; this is encoded by the coding sequence ATGTCGTGTAGCATTCGCGCCATGTCCGCGACAATTCTTGCATCCATTACGGGTTTGAGCAAAGCCTTTACCGCGCAACCCCTGTTTACGAACATTTCCCTCGGTTTTTCCGAGGGTGAGCGTATGGGCCTGATCGGGCCCAACGGCTCCGGAAAGTCCACCTTGTTGAAGATCATCGCCGGGATCGAGGATCCTGATCAGGGAGAGGTGCACCAACGTAAAAACGTCCGCATCGTCTACCTGCCCCAGGAGGAACGCTTCGATCCGGCCCTGACCGTCGAAAAAATCCTCCTGGCTGCGTTGCCGGAAGATGTTCCCGGCGCCGATCGCTTCCAGCGGGTCCAGAAAATGGCCAGTCAGCTGGAATTTGCGGATATCGCGGCCACGGCAGGGACCCTTTCCGGCGGCTGGCGCAAACGCTTGGCCCTGGCCTGCGCCCTGGTTCAGGAGCCGGACCTGCTGCTTCTGGACGAACCAACCAACCACTTGGACCTTGAAGGCATTCTGTGGCTGGAAAAGCTTCTCTCCGGCGTTACGTTCGCCTTTGTCCTGGTCAGCCACGACCGGGTGTTTCTGGAGAACGTCACCAACCGGATCGTGGAACTGAACCGGGTTTACCCGGAGGGGTATCTCCGGGTCGAGGGAAACTACAGCACGTTTTTGGACAAACGCGAGGCCAGCTTCACGGCCCAGGAAGTCCGGGAACAGGTGCTGTCCAACAAGGTCCGCCGGGAGATCGAATGGTTGCGGCGCGGTCCCAAGGCCAGGACCACCAAGGCCCAGGCCAGGATTGACGGGGCCGGTCAGCTCCAGAGCGAACTGGCGGATGTCAAGGCACGCAATGCCCTGAAACAGTCCGTGGGCATCAGCTTCGACGCGACAGGGCGCAAGACCAAGCGTCTGCTGGAAGGGCGCGGCCTCGGCCTGGCCCTGGGCGGCAGGAAGCTCTTCTCCGACCTGGACTTGCTGCTGTCTCCGGGCTCCCGCCTGGGCATCATGGGTCACAACGGCGCGGGCAAGAGCAGTCTGATGCACGTGCTGCAGGGGACGCTGCAGCCGGACGAGGGCACTCTGCGCCGGGCTGATGATTTGAAGGTCGTCTTCTTCGATCAAAAGCGCGAACAGCTCAACCCGGAGGACACGCTCCGTCAGGCCCTGGCGCCCACCGGGGACACTGTGGTCTTCCAGGACCGGGCCTTGCACGTCGTGACCTGGGCCAAGCGTTTTCTGTTTCGCCCTGATCAAATCGGTCTGCCAGTGTCCATGCTGTCCGGCGGAGAGCGGGCCAGGGTGCTCATCGCCCGCCTGATGCGCACGCCCGCGGACGTGCTGCTGCTGGACGAACCCACCAACGACATCGACATCCCGACCCTTGAGGTACTGGAAGAGGGGCTGCGGGATTTTCCCGGCGCCATCGTCCTGATCACCCATGATCGCTATCTGCTGGATACGCTCTGCGACCGGCTTCTGGCCCTGGACGGTTCGGGAGAGGCCCAATATTACGCCGACCATGCCCAGTGGCTGGCTGCCCGCAATCCGGACCGCAAGACGGACGGCAAGTCCGCTGCGAAGTCCGCCAAGCCCAAACCACGGAAGAACAAGTTGTCCTACGGCGAACAGCGTGAGCTGGAAGCCATGGAGGAGATGATTTTTAAGGCGGAAGAGGACGAGCTGAGGGTACGGAAAGGTCTTGAAGACCCTGAAATTGCCAGCAACGCGGAAAAGCTGACGACCTTGGCCGCTCAGCTGCGTCAGGCCGAGGAGGAGGTGGCGCGATTGTATCGACGCTGGGATGAACTGGAAACCAAGCGACAGGAATATGAACATGCTTCGACATGA
- a CDS encoding D-alanyl-D-alanine carboxypeptidase family protein, with translation MLRHERWTVQLRIAALFFAIWGALLFTLPGAMAWAQAAMHQESAVPFPSGGAEAYLLMDAHSGRLLVSHNIDALREPASLTKMMTVYVAGRELNAGRLFMSDMVRVGRNAWRMTGSRMFLDLNSEVSVAALLHGIIVQSGNDASVALAEHIAGSEGEFVKMMNQAALDLGMTSTNFANATGLPAPGVHTTARDLARLSLALMHEHPYLYSLHSVREFEHNNIKQTNRNRLLHRDPSVDGIKTGYTRAAGYCQATSAQRGEMRLIAVVLGCDSVAARTRLNQQLLEYGFNRYETHRLYARNEPLGSVKLWKARQSELSYGIQDDIFITIPKGQIDVLDRRISLSLIDPVFGPVLRGQKVGTLQVALGEEVLAEQDLLALTEADEAGFFSQMVDTVRLLLLRNNLLHVMSP, from the coding sequence ATGCTTCGACATGAACGTTGGACGGTGCAATTACGGATAGCCGCACTCTTTTTCGCGATCTGGGGAGCATTGCTTTTCACCCTGCCTGGAGCCATGGCATGGGCCCAGGCCGCGATGCACCAGGAATCGGCAGTCCCATTTCCCAGCGGCGGCGCCGAGGCCTATCTGCTCATGGACGCCCACAGCGGCCGCCTGCTGGTGAGCCACAACATTGATGCACTGCGTGAACCGGCCAGCCTGACCAAAATGATGACCGTCTACGTCGCCGGTCGCGAATTGAACGCGGGCCGGCTCTTCATGTCGGACATGGTCCGGGTGGGCCGCAACGCCTGGAGGATGACCGGCTCACGCATGTTTCTCGACCTGAATTCCGAGGTGTCCGTGGCCGCGCTGCTGCACGGGATCATCGTCCAGTCCGGCAATGACGCCAGCGTGGCCCTGGCTGAACACATTGCGGGCAGCGAGGGCGAGTTCGTCAAAATGATGAACCAGGCCGCCCTGGATCTGGGCATGACCAGCACCAATTTCGCCAATGCCACAGGCCTGCCCGCACCGGGCGTCCACACCACGGCCCGGGATCTGGCCAGGCTTTCCCTGGCCCTGATGCACGAACACCCCTACTTGTACAGTCTGCATTCCGTTCGCGAATTCGAACACAACAACATCAAGCAGACCAACCGCAACCGTCTGCTCCATCGCGATCCTTCCGTGGACGGGATCAAGACGGGCTACACGCGAGCCGCGGGATATTGCCAGGCAACATCTGCCCAGCGCGGTGAGATGCGTCTGATCGCCGTTGTTCTCGGCTGCGATTCGGTGGCTGCCCGGACCCGACTTAATCAGCAGTTGCTGGAGTACGGATTCAACCGATATGAAACCCACAGGCTCTATGCCCGGAATGAACCCCTCGGTTCGGTCAAACTCTGGAAAGCCCGCCAGTCCGAATTATCATACGGCATCCAAGACGATATTTTCATCACCATCCCCAAAGGGCAGATCGACGTTCTGGATCGTCGCATCTCCCTGTCCCTGATCGATCCGGTTTTCGGGCCGGTGCTCCGCGGCCAAAAGGTGGGCACGCTGCAAGTGGCCCTGGGAGAAGAAGTGCTCGCGGAGCAGGATCTGCTTGCCCTTACCGAAGCAGATGAAGCAGGTTTTTTCAGCCAGATGGTCGACACGGTGCGTTTGCTGCTGCTTCGCAACAACCTCTTACACGTGATGAGCCCATAA
- a CDS encoding PAS domain-containing sensor histidine kinase, translated as MPGPQDEVTRLQAALDAANAEIALLVSGNREDRLVIEALRGSEANLRALFDDAPEAIFIISPNEATIDLNQAAEQLFRASKEQLKIMNLRKELFRPRGPLEKFDEIRLRLDADQPIDFQWVAKRPDGSLFPVEVTLKKTAWNGQEAFLVTLQDITRRRQAKNLLRQRRKQLAVLLDGNPIATFVIDTSHRVIFWNKACEILTGVPKAQCLGKPTDSRIFYSGLVRPVLADLVLDMDRDTIQELYKDKNLKPSSFIPEAFEATDRLTIQGSPRSIYFLAARCRDEGGRVVGAIETIQDITERTMAEQALIASKKLLTEVTANIPGVVYQYRVGSHNHGQFTFISDGLRSLFGLPPEIAIQDPEPFFSMAGPDVRKQFAASLSPAKPSASLVEFEFALDSAGGKKWFRNSALASTGKDGQILWNGMLTDITELKRMEMMRVDVERMIRHDLKSPLTGIGGLAKVMLRDDLTDRQREIVATIYQSAMKLLHMIGHSMALFKMEEQTYRLQPEPLDLIKLLRSLHEEFQPSARAKGLRFTYLLNHASLTWENTLQIFGEAILLESLFANLIQNAVDAAPDGSVITIAVSSTEQHHEIDIHNFGAIPEQIRHNFFERYVTCDKSHGTGIGTYSAMLIARTHQGDIRFTSSEEQGTHLIVSLPKSFDAT; from the coding sequence ATGCCCGGTCCACAGGATGAAGTCACCCGCTTGCAGGCTGCACTGGATGCAGCCAATGCCGAGATTGCCCTTCTTGTCTCCGGCAACCGGGAAGACCGGCTCGTCATCGAGGCTCTGCGCGGTTCCGAGGCCAATCTACGGGCTCTATTCGATGATGCGCCCGAGGCCATCTTCATCATCAGTCCGAACGAAGCGACCATTGATCTGAATCAGGCAGCGGAGCAGCTCTTCCGGGCATCCAAAGAGCAGCTCAAGATCATGAATCTGCGCAAGGAATTGTTCCGTCCGCGAGGCCCCCTGGAAAAATTTGATGAAATCCGGCTCCGGTTGGACGCGGACCAACCCATTGACTTTCAGTGGGTGGCCAAACGCCCCGACGGCAGCCTCTTTCCGGTGGAGGTCACGCTCAAAAAAACGGCGTGGAACGGGCAGGAAGCCTTTCTGGTCACTCTCCAGGACATCACCCGGCGCAGACAGGCCAAGAATCTGCTCCGGCAGCGCCGCAAACAACTGGCCGTGCTGCTTGACGGGAACCCCATCGCCACCTTTGTCATCGACACCAGCCACCGGGTCATCTTCTGGAATAAAGCCTGTGAAATCCTGACCGGAGTCCCGAAGGCCCAATGCCTGGGCAAGCCCACGGACTCGCGGATATTCTACTCGGGACTTGTCAGGCCCGTGCTGGCGGATCTGGTCCTGGACATGGACCGTGATACGATTCAAGAGTTGTACAAGGACAAGAACCTGAAGCCCAGTTCCTTCATTCCCGAAGCCTTCGAGGCCACGGACCGGCTGACCATCCAGGGCTCGCCCAGATCCATCTATTTTCTGGCGGCCCGGTGCCGCGACGAAGGGGGCAGGGTGGTCGGAGCCATCGAGACCATCCAGGACATCACCGAACGGACCATGGCCGAACAGGCTCTTATCGCCAGCAAGAAACTGCTCACCGAGGTGACGGCGAACATTCCCGGCGTCGTCTACCAGTACCGCGTCGGATCACATAACCACGGACAATTCACCTTTATCAGCGACGGACTCCGAAGTTTGTTCGGTCTGCCGCCGGAAATTGCAATCCAGGACCCGGAACCGTTTTTCTCCATGGCCGGGCCGGATGTCCGGAAGCAGTTCGCCGCATCCTTGTCCCCGGCCAAACCTTCGGCCAGCCTGGTTGAGTTCGAATTTGCCCTGGACAGTGCCGGCGGCAAGAAATGGTTCAGGAACAGCGCCCTGGCTTCAACCGGAAAGGATGGACAAATCCTCTGGAACGGCATGCTCACGGACATCACGGAGCTCAAGCGCATGGAGATGATGCGTGTCGATGTGGAACGGATGATCCGACATGACCTGAAATCTCCGCTCACAGGTATTGGCGGCCTCGCCAAGGTCATGCTCCGGGACGATCTCACGGACCGACAGCGGGAGATCGTGGCCACGATCTATCAGAGCGCCATGAAGCTGCTGCACATGATCGGTCATTCCATGGCCCTGTTCAAGATGGAAGAGCAGACGTACAGGCTGCAGCCCGAGCCCCTTGACCTGATCAAGCTGCTGCGCTCTCTCCATGAAGAATTTCAACCTTCCGCCCGAGCCAAAGGCTTGCGGTTCACTTATCTGCTAAACCACGCTTCCCTGACCTGGGAGAATACCCTACAGATCTTCGGAGAGGCGATCCTGCTGGAATCGTTGTTCGCGAATCTGATCCAGAACGCCGTGGATGCCGCTCCCGATGGTTCAGTTATTACCATTGCCGTCAGCTCCACGGAGCAGCATCATGAAATCGACATCCACAATTTCGGCGCCATCCCGGAACAGATCCGGCATAATTTTTTCGAACGCTACGTGACCTGCGACAAGAGTCACGGCACCGGCATCGGCACCTACAGCGCCATGCTCATCGCCAGGACCCATCAAGGGGATATTCGTTTCACAAGCTCCGAAGAACAAGGAACCCACCTGATTGTTTCACTGCCCAAGTCCTTTGATGCCACCTAA
- the rimO gene encoding 30S ribosomal protein S12 methylthiotransferase RimO, with translation MTDNTPFHRENATNTRHGSAEKTIHCISLGCPKNRVDTERMLGDLGTMRPVDDIGQAKIVLINTCGFIAPAVEESTRVILEAAEQIKELSPRPLLVVAGCLVSRYGSELRTAIPEVDLWLAVEEERELRARLRPMADFELPAQDLPTLRALSTKPVFAYLKIGEGCNHRCHFCTIPSIRGPRRSMGLDAVVREAETILDQGVRELILVAQDLTAYGRDLGLRHGLETLLGRLARLSDLHWLRLMYLYPAGLTPRLLRFMAELGPPLLPYFDIPVQHAHPDILRAMGRPFAKDPRHTVERVREHFPDAALRTSVIVGYPGERPHHFQRLYDFVTETRFHHLGVFGFCPEAGTRAASLPGQVGTKTKAKRRDRLMELQAGISADILAQCQDQEMDVFVERPSPEWPGLFEGRVWFQAPEVDGMTYVSGVDIQPGDLVRAAIVETKTYDLVALR, from the coding sequence ATGACCGACAACACTCCTTTCCATCGAGAGAATGCAACTAATACCCGACATGGTTCAGCGGAAAAGACAATCCACTGCATCAGCCTTGGCTGTCCGAAGAACCGCGTGGACACCGAACGGATGCTGGGTGATCTGGGGACCATGCGTCCGGTCGACGACATCGGGCAGGCGAAGATCGTCCTGATCAACACCTGCGGATTCATCGCCCCTGCCGTGGAGGAATCCACCAGGGTCATCCTGGAGGCGGCGGAACAAATCAAGGAGTTGTCTCCACGTCCTTTGCTCGTGGTGGCCGGTTGCCTGGTGTCGCGCTACGGATCCGAACTGCGTACCGCCATTCCCGAGGTCGATTTGTGGCTGGCCGTGGAAGAAGAGCGTGAACTGCGAGCCCGGCTTCGCCCCATGGCCGATTTCGAACTGCCCGCTCAGGACTTGCCCACTCTGCGAGCCCTGAGCACCAAGCCGGTTTTTGCCTATTTGAAAATCGGCGAGGGGTGCAATCATCGCTGTCATTTCTGCACGATTCCGTCCATTCGGGGGCCACGGCGGAGCATGGGCCTGGACGCGGTGGTCCGGGAGGCCGAGACGATTCTGGACCAGGGTGTCCGGGAACTGATTCTGGTCGCCCAGGACCTGACCGCCTACGGACGCGATCTTGGCTTGCGCCATGGGCTGGAAACCCTGCTCGGCCGTCTGGCAAGGCTGTCCGACTTGCATTGGCTGCGGTTGATGTATCTCTACCCGGCAGGATTGACTCCACGCCTGCTGCGGTTCATGGCGGAACTTGGACCGCCGCTGTTGCCCTATTTCGACATCCCGGTTCAGCATGCCCATCCGGACATCCTGCGGGCCATGGGCCGTCCCTTTGCCAAGGATCCTCGCCATACCGTGGAGCGCGTACGGGAGCATTTCCCGGATGCCGCTCTGCGTACCAGCGTTATTGTCGGTTATCCCGGCGAACGACCCCACCATTTTCAGCGACTTTACGATTTCGTGACGGAAACGCGCTTTCATCACCTGGGCGTATTCGGATTCTGTCCCGAGGCCGGAACCAGGGCGGCATCCTTGCCCGGGCAGGTGGGCACGAAGACCAAGGCCAAGCGCCGCGACCGGTTGATGGAACTGCAGGCCGGCATCAGCGCCGATATTCTTGCGCAGTGCCAGGACCAGGAAATGGACGTGTTCGTGGAACGTCCAAGTCCGGAGTGGCCTGGACTCTTTGAAGGCCGGGTCTGGTTTCAGGCTCCGGAGGTGGACGGCATGACGTACGTCAGCGGCGTGGACATCCAGCCCGGCGATCTGGTTCGGGCCGCCATTGTTGAGACGAAGACATACGATCTCGTAGCGTTGCGCTGA